A stretch of Roseibium porphyridii DNA encodes these proteins:
- a CDS encoding ABC transporter permease, with product MFSRIWTIAIQEIRIGIRNRWILLATLILAVFSLALALLGSAPAGTLGVDRLTITVASLASLSVYLVPLIALLLAFDAICGEIDRGTLLMTLSCPISRTEFLVGKALGHTLVLTFALVIGYGLTAALLVTLGAGSVAGLPDFARLIATSVLLGVSFLAIGYVLSALTRQPGTAAAAAIAAWLIMVVLYDLALLGALVADPGGTFASDLFPYAVLLNPADAFRLFNLAALGASELVGGMAGVSDSLPFDPAFALVSLTAFAALALGLSALLIRRITP from the coding sequence ATGTTCTCCAGGATCTGGACCATTGCCATTCAGGAAATCAGGATCGGCATCCGCAACAGGTGGATCCTGCTTGCAACACTGATCCTTGCGGTTTTCTCACTTGCCCTTGCGCTTCTCGGATCGGCGCCGGCAGGAACGCTCGGGGTCGATCGACTGACCATCACCGTCGCATCTCTCGCCAGCCTCTCTGTCTACCTTGTTCCTCTGATCGCCCTCCTGCTTGCCTTTGATGCGATTTGCGGAGAGATCGACCGTGGCACGCTGCTGATGACGTTGTCCTGTCCCATTTCCCGGACCGAGTTTCTGGTCGGCAAGGCACTTGGTCATACGCTCGTGCTGACCTTTGCGCTCGTGATAGGCTATGGTCTGACCGCAGCACTTCTTGTCACCCTGGGTGCCGGGTCCGTTGCAGGTCTGCCCGATTTTGCACGTCTGATTGCAACCTCCGTGTTGCTGGGCGTTTCCTTTCTTGCCATTGGCTATGTCCTGAGCGCACTGACCCGGCAACCAGGAACAGCAGCTGCCGCAGCAATTGCCGCGTGGTTGATCATGGTCGTGCTTTACGATCTGGCGCTGCTTGGAGCACTTGTCGCCGACCCCGGAGGAACCTTTGCCTCCGATCTCTTTCCTTATGCGGTTCTACTGAACCCGGCGGACGCGTTCCGGCTGTTCAACCTTGCCGCGCTTGGTGCGAGCGAACTGGTTGGCGGTATGGCCGGCGTATCAGACTCCCTGCCCTTCGACCCGGCCTTCGCGCTTGTTTCCCTGACGGCTTTCGCCGCTCTGGCACTTGGCCTGTCAGCCTTACTCATTCGGAGAATAACACCATGA
- a CDS encoding nitrous oxide reductase accessory protein NosL has protein sequence MRKQILAFTAACLLAACQEDVQIAKPDAITLTPEAAGHYCQMTVLEHTGPKAQIHLTDMPFPFWFTQVRDAVAFKLSPEEPKNIAAIYVNDMDKAKSWEEPGFDNWIEAEKAWFVVESKQAGGMGAPETIPFGTEEGAKAFAETNGGRVLRLADIPAEYVLAPVELSSASQLKRNEIEGVQR, from the coding sequence ATGAGAAAACAGATACTTGCATTCACAGCAGCCTGTCTTCTCGCGGCCTGCCAGGAAGACGTCCAGATCGCCAAACCTGATGCGATCACGCTTACGCCCGAAGCTGCCGGCCATTATTGTCAGATGACCGTTCTGGAACACACCGGACCCAAGGCGCAAATCCATCTGACAGATATGCCTTTCCCGTTCTGGTTTACCCAGGTTCGAGATGCAGTGGCGTTCAAATTATCGCCGGAAGAACCTAAAAACATTGCCGCGATCTATGTGAATGATATGGACAAGGCAAAGAGCTGGGAGGAGCCAGGATTTGACAATTGGATCGAAGCCGAGAAGGCATGGTTTGTTGTCGAAAGCAAACAGGCCGGTGGAATGGGGGCGCCCGAAACGATCCCGTTCGGTACTGAAGAGGGTGCAAAAGCATTCGCGGAGACAAATGGAGGCCGCGTCCTTCGCCTTGCTGATATCCCGGCTGAATACGTTCTTGCACCGGTCGAACTCTCGTCAGCCTCACAACTGAAGAGAAATGAAATTGAAGGGGTGCAGCGATGA